One genomic window of Cololabis saira isolate AMF1-May2022 chromosome 3, fColSai1.1, whole genome shotgun sequence includes the following:
- the LOC133440554 gene encoding uncharacterized protein LOC133440554 isoform X3, with protein MEDRKTEDASTSSATSEESEESHRPPERTSSMRSSHEGSSTSSSTSEESAESHRSIPPPKRVLRRRAPPPPIESTSSSTSEESAASHRSNYHPPLFSTRPPERKSRSPAGGSPLMIHILVQVSSPPYDPGPGPGVYPLTGEFIHATVWLKVLLQLGSKKRTRPDGATTSSSTSEESAESHRSNDLPPNFSTNTGPPERRSKKRRRPDGATTPSSTSEASAESHRSNDLPPNFSTNTGPPERRLLPPRPGSDISGRKCMDGWTDGRLPREVFQACPTGRRPRGRPRKRWRDYVSLLAWERLGLLWKRWRKSWRKRWRKSWRKSWRKSWRKSWKKSWKKSWKKSWKKSWKKSWKKSWKKSWKKSWKKSWKKSWRKCLGGRKSGHFC; from the exons ATCTAGTATGAGGAGCAGCCATGAGGGATCATCAACATCTTCATCAACCAGCGAGGAGTCTGCAGAGAGTCACCGGTCCATACCGCCTCCAAAAAGAGT CTTGAGgaggagggccccccccccgccgATAGAATCAACATCTTCATCAACCAGCGAGGAGTCTGCAGCGAGTCACCGGTCCAATTATCATCCTCCACTCTTCAGCACAAGGCCTCCAGAAAGAAAGAG caggtctccagcaggaggatccccccttatgatccacatcctggtccaggtttcttcccccccttatgatccaggtcctggtccaggtgtcTATCCTCTTACAGGGGAGTTTATccatgccactgtttggcttaaggttttacTCCAACTAGG ATCGAAGAAGAGGACAAGGCCTGATGGAGCAACAACATCTTCATCAACCAGCGAGGAGTCTGCAGAGAGTCACCGGTCCAATGATCTTCCTCCAAACTTCAGTACGAATACAGGGCCTCCAGAAAGAAG ATCGAAGAAGAGGAGAAGGCCTGATGGAGCAACAACACCTTCATCAACCAGCGAGGCGTCTGCAGAGAGTCACCGGTCCAATGATCTTCCTCCAAACTTCAGCACGAATACAGGGCCTCCAGAAAGAAG actgctgcccccgcgacccggttccgatataagcggaagaaaatgcatggatggatggacggacggacgcctccctagggaggtgttccaggcatgtcccaccgggaggagaccccggggaagacccaggaaacgctggagagactatgtctctctgctggcctgggaacgtcttggACTCCtctggaagagatggaggaagagctggaggaagagatggaggaagagctggaggaagagctggaggaagagctggaggaagagctggaagaagagctggaagaagagctggaagaagagctggaagaagagctggaagaagagctggaagaagagctggaagaagagctggaagaagagctggaagaagagctggaagaagagctggaggaaatgtttggggggaaggaagtctgggcatttctgttga
- the LOC133440554 gene encoding uncharacterized protein LOC133440554 isoform X2 encodes MEDRKTEDASTSSATSEESEESHRPPERTSSMRSSHEGSSTSSSTSEESAESHRSIPPPKRVSLRRRAPPPPIESTSSSTSEESAASHRSNYHPPLFSTRPPERKRSPAGGSPLMIHILVQVSSPPYDPGPGPGVYPLTGEFIHATVWLKVLLQLGSKKRTRPDGATTSSSTSEESAESHRSNDLPPNFSTNTGPPERRSKKRRRPDGATTPSSTSEASAESHRSNDLPPNFSTNTGPPERRLLPPRPGSDISGRKCMDGWTDGRLPREVFQACPTGRRPRGRPRKRWRDYVSLLAWERLGLLWKRWRKSWRKRWRKSWRKSWRKSWRKSWKKSWKKSWKKSWKKSWKKSWKKSWKKSWKKSWKKSWKKSWRKCLGGRKSGHFC; translated from the exons ATCTAGTATGAGGAGCAGCCATGAGGGATCATCAACATCTTCATCAACCAGCGAGGAGTCTGCAGAGAGTCACCGGTCCATACCGCCTCCAAAAAGAGT CAGCTTGAGgaggagggccccccccccgccgATAGAATCAACATCTTCATCAACCAGCGAGGAGTCTGCAGCGAGTCACCGGTCCAATTATCATCCTCCACTCTTCAGCACAAGGCCTCCAGAAAGAAAGAG gtctccagcaggaggatccccccttatgatccacatcctggtccaggtttcttcccccccttatgatccaggtcctggtccaggtgtcTATCCTCTTACAGGGGAGTTTATccatgccactgtttggcttaaggttttacTCCAACTAGG ATCGAAGAAGAGGACAAGGCCTGATGGAGCAACAACATCTTCATCAACCAGCGAGGAGTCTGCAGAGAGTCACCGGTCCAATGATCTTCCTCCAAACTTCAGTACGAATACAGGGCCTCCAGAAAGAAG ATCGAAGAAGAGGAGAAGGCCTGATGGAGCAACAACACCTTCATCAACCAGCGAGGCGTCTGCAGAGAGTCACCGGTCCAATGATCTTCCTCCAAACTTCAGCACGAATACAGGGCCTCCAGAAAGAAG actgctgcccccgcgacccggttccgatataagcggaagaaaatgcatggatggatggacggacggacgcctccctagggaggtgttccaggcatgtcccaccgggaggagaccccggggaagacccaggaaacgctggagagactatgtctctctgctggcctgggaacgtcttggACTCCtctggaagagatggaggaagagctggaggaagagatggaggaagagctggaggaagagctggaggaagagctggaggaagagctggaagaagagctggaagaagagctggaagaagagctggaagaagagctggaagaagagctggaagaagagctggaagaagagctggaagaagagctggaagaagagctggaagaagagctggaggaaatgtttggggggaaggaagtctgggcatttctgttga
- the LOC133440554 gene encoding uncharacterized protein LOC133440554 isoform X1 — MEDRKTEDASTSSATSEESEESHRPPERTSSMRSSHEGSSTSSSTSEESAESHRSIPPPKRVSLRRRAPPPPIESTSSSTSEESAASHRSNYHPPLFSTRPPERKSRSPAGGSPLMIHILVQVSSPPYDPGPGPGVYPLTGEFIHATVWLKVLLQLGSKKRTRPDGATTSSSTSEESAESHRSNDLPPNFSTNTGPPERRSKKRRRPDGATTPSSTSEASAESHRSNDLPPNFSTNTGPPERRLLPPRPGSDISGRKCMDGWTDGRLPREVFQACPTGRRPRGRPRKRWRDYVSLLAWERLGLLWKRWRKSWRKRWRKSWRKSWRKSWRKSWKKSWKKSWKKSWKKSWKKSWKKSWKKSWKKSWKKSWKKSWRKCLGGRKSGHFC; from the exons ATCTAGTATGAGGAGCAGCCATGAGGGATCATCAACATCTTCATCAACCAGCGAGGAGTCTGCAGAGAGTCACCGGTCCATACCGCCTCCAAAAAGAGT CAGCTTGAGgaggagggccccccccccgccgATAGAATCAACATCTTCATCAACCAGCGAGGAGTCTGCAGCGAGTCACCGGTCCAATTATCATCCTCCACTCTTCAGCACAAGGCCTCCAGAAAGAAAGAG caggtctccagcaggaggatccccccttatgatccacatcctggtccaggtttcttcccccccttatgatccaggtcctggtccaggtgtcTATCCTCTTACAGGGGAGTTTATccatgccactgtttggcttaaggttttacTCCAACTAGG ATCGAAGAAGAGGACAAGGCCTGATGGAGCAACAACATCTTCATCAACCAGCGAGGAGTCTGCAGAGAGTCACCGGTCCAATGATCTTCCTCCAAACTTCAGTACGAATACAGGGCCTCCAGAAAGAAG ATCGAAGAAGAGGAGAAGGCCTGATGGAGCAACAACACCTTCATCAACCAGCGAGGCGTCTGCAGAGAGTCACCGGTCCAATGATCTTCCTCCAAACTTCAGCACGAATACAGGGCCTCCAGAAAGAAG actgctgcccccgcgacccggttccgatataagcggaagaaaatgcatggatggatggacggacggacgcctccctagggaggtgttccaggcatgtcccaccgggaggagaccccggggaagacccaggaaacgctggagagactatgtctctctgctggcctgggaacgtcttggACTCCtctggaagagatggaggaagagctggaggaagagatggaggaagagctggaggaagagctggaggaagagctggaggaagagctggaagaagagctggaagaagagctggaagaagagctggaagaagagctggaagaagagctggaagaagagctggaagaagagctggaagaagagctggaagaagagctggaagaagagctggaggaaatgtttggggggaaggaagtctgggcatttctgttga
- the LOC133440554 gene encoding uncharacterized protein LOC133440554 isoform X4, with translation MEDRKTEDASTSSATSEESEESHRPPERTSSMRSSHEGSSTSSSTSEESAESHRSIPPPKRVSLRRRAPPPPIESTSSSTSEESAASHRSNYHPPLFSTRPPERKSRSPAGGSPLMIHILVQVSSPPYDPGPGPGVYPLTGEFIHATVWLKVLLQLGSKKRRRPDGATTPSSTSEASAESHRSNDLPPNFSTNTGPPERRLLPPRPGSDISGRKCMDGWTDGRLPREVFQACPTGRRPRGRPRKRWRDYVSLLAWERLGLLWKRWRKSWRKRWRKSWRKSWRKSWRKSWKKSWKKSWKKSWKKSWKKSWKKSWKKSWKKSWKKSWKKSWRKCLGGRKSGHFC, from the exons ATCTAGTATGAGGAGCAGCCATGAGGGATCATCAACATCTTCATCAACCAGCGAGGAGTCTGCAGAGAGTCACCGGTCCATACCGCCTCCAAAAAGAGT CAGCTTGAGgaggagggccccccccccgccgATAGAATCAACATCTTCATCAACCAGCGAGGAGTCTGCAGCGAGTCACCGGTCCAATTATCATCCTCCACTCTTCAGCACAAGGCCTCCAGAAAGAAAGAG caggtctccagcaggaggatccccccttatgatccacatcctggtccaggtttcttcccccccttatgatccaggtcctggtccaggtgtcTATCCTCTTACAGGGGAGTTTATccatgccactgtttggcttaaggttttacTCCAACTAGG ATCGAAGAAGAGGAGAAGGCCTGATGGAGCAACAACACCTTCATCAACCAGCGAGGCGTCTGCAGAGAGTCACCGGTCCAATGATCTTCCTCCAAACTTCAGCACGAATACAGGGCCTCCAGAAAGAAG actgctgcccccgcgacccggttccgatataagcggaagaaaatgcatggatggatggacggacggacgcctccctagggaggtgttccaggcatgtcccaccgggaggagaccccggggaagacccaggaaacgctggagagactatgtctctctgctggcctgggaacgtcttggACTCCtctggaagagatggaggaagagctggaggaagagatggaggaagagctggaggaagagctggaggaagagctggaggaagagctggaagaagagctggaagaagagctggaagaagagctggaagaagagctggaagaagagctggaagaagagctggaagaagagctggaagaagagctggaagaagagctggaagaagagctggaggaaatgtttggggggaaggaagtctgggcatttctgttga